The sequence GGGTGGATGGTCAGGCCGGTGTGCTGGGGTAGGACCATGGCAGGTGCTGGTTGTGGTTGATCCGGTGGATGCCTTGTTCGGTGGCGTCGGCGACGTCGGCGAGGTGGTCGTCGGCGAGGTTGGCGAGTTCGCGTTTCTTGAGCGAGGACCACAGGAGTTCCACCGGGTTCAGCTCGGGTGCGTATGCGGGTAATCGCTCGAGCGTGAGCCAGTCCTGTTCGGCGACCCAGGCTCGCATCGCCCGGCTCCAGTGGGCGGACAGCCCGTCCCAGACCAGCACCACCCGCTCCCCGCCGTAGAACGCCTTGACCTGCTCCAGAACGTCGATCAGTGCGGCGGTGTCGTAGCTGCCGGGCTTGAGGTGGAAACACAGGCGAGGACCACGATCCGGGTCGGTGGAGTGGTAGCCCAGAGCCGCGGCCATCGACGCACGTTTCCAGTTCAGCCGGTGCCGCAGGAGCGGAGTACGGCCCCGAGGTGCGTAAGTGCGGCGGATCTGGGGCAGCAGCGAGACGCCTGATTCGTCGAGGAACACGATCCAGGCACGTGTGTTCACCGCCCCATTTTGATGCGCGGCCACTCGTGCGTGATCCAGCGGGCGATCTCGGACTCGTCCCGCTCGACCGCCCGCCGCTCAGGCCGCTGCAGACTCCATCCCAGCCGGCCGGTCAGCACACGCCACACCGACGCCCGTGACAGCGACACTCCTGTCACCCGCTCGACGACGGCGCCGACTCGTTCCAAGGTCCACAGATCGGCCTCGAACCCATGAGCCCGGGCACCTCGCTCCAAGGCGGCCCGCACCGTCTCGACCTGGGCGTCATTCAGCTTGGGCGGGCGACCGGTGGCCGGACGCCGGCGTAACGCTGGAGCACCCCCTTCCTCCCACTTCAGCGAACTGCGGAACGAGGTTGAGGGCGTGAGTCACAAGATGCTCACCCAGAACCTGCGCATGCTGGAGCGCAACGGCCTGGTCGACCGGAAGGCGTACCCCACCGTGCCACCGCGGGTCGAGTACGCCCTTACCGAACCGGGCCGGGCCCTGCGCGCCACGGTTGACGCCATATGCGGCTGGACCCACCAGTACCTCGGTCACATCGAGGACGCGCGCCGTCATTTCGACGCCTGACGGGTGCACAGCGCCACACTCCCGTTGCGCGCTTCCTTGATCGATCTCGAGTTGGTGGCCACCAACTTGGCCTGCGCTGCACCTGCTATCGGGCTGCTGAGCCGGCCCATGCACTGCTGCTATTTCTCGTAAACATCCACGAGCTTCAAGATCACCAACTGCTGACCACACCGGTAGGCAAACGCTGCTGCTTGAGGTGCACGAAGCCAGACTCCCCTAGGTAGCGCAGTGTGGAAGGTGGCTATATCTGGCCGGCTGATTCCAGATCGATGATTCCATCCGTGTATGTCCAGATCGGCGGCTACCTGGACGGCGATGCGATGCCCTCTTCCCAGGGATCGAATCGATCAGCTCCGTATCCAGTTCGCGTTCGAGCCGGCGGAGCTGCTGACTGCCCGCGGACTGCGCGATGTGCAACCGCTCGGCGGGCCGGCCGAAGTGCAGTCCCTCCGCCACGGTGAGGACGTAGCTTGCAGCTGACGCAGCTCCATGGCCCCCGGCCCCTCTGTCCGCCGCGACCAGCATTGATCACCGTTCGCGATCGCTGTAGGCGCGGATCGCTCATTGGTCGGCGGGGGTGATCGCGGTTGGCTGGGGGCATCACGAACCGCGCGGGTCCCAAGGGCCCGAGGAGGCAGAGGGGACCGCCATGCCCAGTCTGGACGTCAACGACACCACGCTCCATTACGAGGACGAGGGGACCGGCCCGGCGCTGCTGTTCCTGCACGGCTGGATACTCGCCTTTACGCCGGGCGCCGCGCTCAGTGTGATCGCCGGCGCCGGCCATATGCCACACCAGGAGCTCCCCGACCGGTTCAACGCCGCGCTGCGCGCCGCACTCGCTCGGATGGTGCAGGCTGCCCGCACCACCGCGTAACCCGCCCGGACGAGCCCGCCAAGACGGAGAACACCCCGCGTCCGTCACAGAGATATCCATCGGCGCCGGTCCGCCCCCTCGAACGGAAGGGTGGCCAGGTACTGCGTCACCGGGGTCCGATCGCGGTGCACATTGACGGTCCCGGGTCTGTGATCAACCCTCTGCTGCTGGAGCGGGGGCGGGGGGGGGGCAGGGCGCGGGCCGATTCATGGGGACTGCGGGACGGTCGGTCCGAGGATTTCGCGCAGTGCCGCTTGCAGGGCATGGGTGCCGGAGTGGGCTTGGCGGGCTCCGAGCCGCCACTCGGCATCGATGGCGGTGACCACCCCCTCGCCGAGGGACAACTCACCTTCGGAGACGTGGATCTGATGGGCGACCAGCCCGGTTGCCCTGTCCCTCCCGTGATCTGTATGTGATGAACGGCCCGTAATCTGCCCTGCGTTGGGATTGAGGGGATAGGCGACCAAGGCGGGGGAAAGTCATGACATACCGGCGCGCGGTGTTACCGGCACTGGCTGGAGGGCTGCTGCTCACGGCGCTTCTGTGGTGGGCGGGGGCGAGTGCGCACGCACTGCACTTGCCGGGTGCTGCCGCCATGCTCGACAGCCAGACCGCCGCCGAGCTGGAGCGCTGGCTCGCCCCCTGGTCGTACGACCCTCCGAGCTCGGCCTGGCTCGGTACCGAGGTGTCCGGCGGGGGCGGGGGAGCAGACGGGGCCGTCGGTACCAACTACCGCGCGCTGTATTCCACCGCACTGCAGATCCGGTTCGGCGCGGTCTTCGCCTTCTTCATACCTGGGGCACTGCTCCTGGTCCGCAGGCTGCCGCCGGTGCGCGGCCGGATGCCGGCTGCGCTGCTCGCCATATGGGCCTGGGGCCTGGTAGCCGGGACCCTGGCGGTGACCGTTTCCGCACCGTGGCTGATCGGCTCGGGAGGGCGCG is a genomic window of Streptomyces sp. Edi2 containing:
- a CDS encoding transposase translates to MNTRAWIVFLDESGVSLLPQIRRTYAPRGRTPLLRHRLNWKRASMAAALGYHSTDPDRGPRLCFHLKPGSYDTAALIDVLEQVKAFYGGERVVLVWDGLSAHWSRAMRAWVAEQDWLTLERLPAYAPELNPVELLWSSLKKRELANLADDHLADVADATEQGIHRINHNQHLPWSYPSTPA
- a CDS encoding winged helix-turn-helix domain-containing protein, coding for MKWEEGGAPALRRRPATGRPPKLNDAQVETVRAALERGARAHGFEADLWTLERVGAVVERVTGVSLSRASVWRVLTGRLGWSLQRPERRAVERDESEIARWITHEWPRIKMGR